In Sphingopyxis macrogoltabida, the sequence TCGAGCGAGCGGGCAACGCTGTTGCGGCCAAGGAACAGCAGCCGGAAAATCCCCTTGCCGCGCTTCCATTCCATCTCTTCGATCCTGCACGTCGCGGAGATTCGCTCGCCGTCGAAGTCGTCGAACTCGAATTTCGCGACAGGGCAGGCATCCTGCAGAGCATTGCGCGCCGCCCATCCGTTCTTGCTGCGGAAGCCCCATTCCGGCAGGTGCGCGAACAGGTCACCGTCGAGGTCGTAGATGCTGTGCCGGATGCATTGATGCTCGCGCCACGGATAGAACCAGCACTTGCTCTTCGTCGTCGTGCTGTCGTGCGTCTGCGGGCCATAGTGCCAATGCACGGCGCCCTCGGCAGCCGAGAAACCGAACTCGCGGCGATGCTGATCCCAATAGAAGGTGTCGCGCCCGGCCGCCTGTGCCTGCGCGATGATGTCGGGCGTCGAATAGTGGACCTTGCGCCGGTACGGTTTGATGATCTCGGGCAGTTTCAGCATGACGGTCCAGCCGCGAAGCATGAAGCGCAGCGTATTATGCGCGCTGTCCTCGTCGCCGCCGGTCGCCAGCATGATCCCGGTCGAGCGATAGTGCCCGCTCGGCGCCGCGAATAGAAACCGGCCGAAATGGCGGTCGTTGTCGCTCCAACGGGTTACGTTGGCCCAGTGCTTATTCATTCCGATTCCTTCTGTTTGTAGCAGCGCGTGCAGACGAGGTTCGCCGTGCGGCAGTTCAACGCGACGAATTTCGACCGGCGCCAGTCGTGGATGCCGAGCATGCAAAGGATGCGCCCGATCATGTCCGGCTCCTCGGCCCGCGCCCGTCACGGCAGTATCCGCATCGGCCGTCGATCAGCCGCGGCATGTCCTCGCCGCATTCTTCGCACTCGCCAGGCACGCCGGCGGAAGTCGCTGTGACCGCAGCGGCGCGCGCGGCGCGCAGGCTGTGATTGAGGTGCTCGTCTGCCAATTCGTTGGCGCGATCGATGTCGTCAGCCATGGCCGGACCCCCGCGCTTCCGCCCATTCTTCGAAATCGAAAAACGGGATCGGCATCCAGCCGATGATCGGACGGGGGAAAGGTTTGATGCCCT encodes:
- a CDS encoding TraR/DksA C4-type zinc finger protein translates to MADDIDRANELADEHLNHSLRAARAAAVTATSAGVPGECEECGEDMPRLIDGRCGYCRDGRGPRSRT